One Lepus europaeus isolate LE1 chromosome 4, mLepTim1.pri, whole genome shotgun sequence genomic window, CGTTCAGCGAGCCCTGAAAGTGGGCGGTGGGCGTGGGCGGCCGGGGGACGCAGGTCGCTCAGGGACGAGGCGGTGGGGAGACGGCCGATGTCGAAACGTTCCCCACAAACGCAGAGTGGGGACAAGCCCGGAGCCACCGCTCTTTCTGGCTGCGGTGCTCAGACGGGtagctgctgggggtggggtcccGGGACAGCAGTGTGGGAGGGAGGTCCTCGgccaaggcccgcccctgggagggagcagggctgggaccgCCCTCAGTAGCTTGCCcaacattgttttgttttgttttttttttttaatttcctggtGACAATTTTATTGAGctgtaattcacataccataaaatttactcatttaaagCATATAATTCAagggtttaaaattttatttcattttgaaagggcagagacacacacacatacacacacaccccaacctaccatctgctggttcactccccagatggctgcagctgccagccccagccaggccaggagcctgaactccatcggTGTCTCCCAGAAGGGTAGCAGCAACCCAGGCGCTTGAACCATTCCTTGCTGCCTCCtccagtgcacattagcaggaagtgggatcagaagtggagtggcctggactccaaccaggcactttcatatgggctgccagcgttCCAGGCTGCCACTTAGCTGCTGCAGAAATGACTGCCCCGATGCGGTGGTCTTTAACACATTCACAAGTTGGTGGACCTTCTGAGCAGACTTGGGGGCTGGAGAGCGGGGCCAGCAGCTTGCAGTCAGCGTTAGAACCCCTTCCTCTCCACTGAAACCCCATACCCTTTACCTGTCTCCCTCAGCTCCTGCAACGCTGAGCTGCTTTCTCTTTTTGGGCGTTCTCTTCTGGACAGTGGTGGAGAGGGGGTCGTACAATTTagctttgtgtctggcttctttccttAAGGAAATGCATTCAGGTTTATCAGCGGTGTAGGCTACATCTGTATTCGTTTCTTTTGTGGATATGCCATATCGTGTTTGTGTCACTAGTTGATGGACTTTTGGGTTGTTTCGCAAAAGTGTCACTCTTGCTCTGAGGGTAGATGTTGCCCTCTGGTGCCCAAGTCCgggcccagcctgcagcctgtgcacagtgtggtctgGTCTGTGTGGCAATGCTTTAAAATCGCGGAAGCCAACATACAAGGACTCAGCCTTTTTTCCTTCGTTGGAGGATCTGGGCTCATCTCCACTTATACATTGCAGACAGCCCAGAGCCTTTGGCGGGCTGGGCCTCTGAGGCACAGGGCACTATTACTGTCCGTGTAGTGTATGCGGAAGCTTTGCCTTTTAGGTGTGACCGTGGCCCAGGTTCAGGCCCAGGCGGGCACACTTCCTGTCCAGTGAATGGGCGGGCTCCCTTCTTGTCCCTGATCTGTCCAGCCCCACCCCTAAAGAAGTGGCCTTGGTGGGCATCAAGCCTAGTGGTTAATTCACCTATTAAGATACctggggagggaggttggggggggaagccacaacaatacaaaagttgcactttgtaaattcacatttatgaaattaaaaaaaaaaaagatacctgggGCCCGTGTTGGAtcccagctcccgactccagcttcctgccaggacAGACGCTGGCAGGGGGTAGGTGaaagttcaagtaattgggtcctcacctcctacatgggagccctggattgagttcctggcttctgcccagcccagtcccGGCCCTTGATAgcagctctgcctgtctgtgtctcaaaaataaataagaaggtgGCAAGTTGAGTGTTGAGGCCACCAGTGCTCCTTTGGTCCCCGCTGTGGTGCTTACGTGCTGAGTTGACTCTCTAGATGAGGACGGGGACCTGGTCGCCTTCTCCAGTGATGAGGAACTGACGATGGCCATGTGCTACGTGAAAGATGACATCTTCCGTATTTATATTAAAGGTAAGGGAATAAGGGGAGTTGGGGGCTCCCCACTGGGTAAAACAGGCCTGCAGGTGGTGCGGGGCAGAGGGCTCCTGCCCGGAGCCATGGGCTTGGGCAGCTTCGGGGGTGTGGGTGAGGAGCAGCAGGTTCCCATGTTGCTCTGATGCTGTCTGTTGAGCCGGCTTGGGGGCTGGCGGGCGGGCCCAGCAGCTTGTAGTCCCAGCCCCACAGTGATGCCCGAGGGGGAAGACTGCTGGGGCCTCACCCCAAGGCTCCCCGCCTCCCTGCAGAGAAGAAGGAGTGCCGGCGGGACCACCGCCCGCCCTGTGCCCAGGAGGCGCCCCGCAACATGGTGCACCCCAACGTGATCTGTGATGGTTGCAATGGGCCCGTGGTGGGAACCCGCTACAAGTGCAGCGTCTGCCCGGACTACGACCTGTGCGGGGCCTGCGAGGCCAAGGGCCTGCACCGGGAGCACAGCAAGCTCGCCTTCCCCAGCCCCTTTGGCCACTTCGAGGTGAGCAGCCCCTCTCCGTGGgcctgggccggggctggggggtggcaggggctcctggCCCCTCACTGCCTGGTGCCTCTGCTTACTCTTCCCCCAGGGCTTCTCCCACAGCCGCTGGCTCCGGAAGCTGAGACATGGGCACTTCGGGTGGCCAGGCTGGGAGATGGGCCCCCCAGGGAACTGGAGCCCACGCCCTCCTCGAGCTGGGGAAGCCCGCCCCAGCTCCGCAGCAGAATCAGGTGAGGTTGTTGCCCCCGCTGGCTTCGGCAAGGCAGCAGTAGCCAGGCAGCCCATGCGTGCTTTGCATCCCGAATGTCTGCATGCCCACCTCGGTCTGCGCACCTCCGAGACCTCTGCAGCATTCGGTGGCATGAGGATCCTGCAGAGCGCACTGAGTTTCAACCCCCATGTCCGGTCCTTCCTGCCTCtccaggcagaggcaaagaggccCTCCCAGGCACTAGCtgttttttggtaaagatttatttatttgaaagagttacatagagggagggagacagagaaagatctttcatctgttggttcactcaccagatggccacaacagccagggctgggtcaagccaaagccaggagctccatccgggtctcccatgtgtgggtagcaggggccaaaacactttgGTCAActtcggctgctttccccaggcctttcTAGGGGGCttcattagaagtggagcagccaggacacacaccagcTCCGGTATGGTTTGCCAGTCGCAGGGACGGCTTTACCCGCATGCTGCATCGCCGGCCCCTGGTTCTCTTGTGTTAGCTATCAGGAACCTTACAGCCATAGTGCTCgtctttttaaaatcatagtcACAAAGTTAAACACTGACACATAGCTTCGCACTCCAGCTTTTTGGATGCTGGGttctgatttcattaattttgtgACCATTGATTTACTTCATCTTTTGGAACAAAAGTGGGTTTGTGTGTTTG contains:
- the SQSTM1 gene encoding sequestosome-1 isoform X3, whose amino-acid sequence is MASLTVKAYLLGKEEAAREIRRFSFCFSPEPEAEAEAAAGPGPCERLLARVAALFPALRPGGFQAHYRDEDGDLVAFSSDEELTMAMCYVKDDIFRIYIKEKKECRRDHRPPCAQEAPRNMVHPNVICDGCNGPVVGTRYKCSVCPDYDLCGACEAKGLHREHSKLAFPSPFGHFEGFSHSRWLRKLRHGHFGWPGWEMGPPGNWSPRPPRAGEARPSSAAESASGPSEDPNVNFLKNVGESVAAALSPLEADPRLIESLSQMLSMGFSDEGGWLTRLLQTKNYDIGAALDTIQYSKHPPPL